Below is a window of Halobaculum lipolyticum DNA.
GGCTCCACACGATCGCCGCGGCCCAGACGGTCGCCAACTCGAGGGCGAACGCGCCGATCAGGTGGACGACGGGGTCGCCCGCCAGCTCGACGCGGGCGCTCAGCACCTCGGTCGCGAACGGGTACAGCAGCGCCGGCGGCTCGCCGGTGAACACGTCGCCGAAGGGGTGTGAGACCAGCCCGACGAGCGCGAGCGCGAACGTCGTCCGCGGCGACAGGTCGCTGCGGCGCCGGATCGCCTCCGCGATCGCGAGCGCGACGCCGACGAACGCGACCGTGACGAACGCGGCCAGCCCGCCGCCGACCGTCGCCGTCACCGCGACGAGTCCGCCCGCGGCCGCCAGCGCGACCGTCCGGGCGGACGCGCGCCCGTCGACCCACGCCGCCGCCGCGAGGGCGACGACCGGCGCGACGACTATCGAGTGGGTGACCGCGCGGTGGACGACGTTCCCCGTCGCCCAGAACGACTCCGCAAGCCCGAGCGGGCCGGCGCCGGCACCGAGACTGCCCACGACGCCGACGAGCGCGTAGCCGATGTCCACGTCGGGCGCGGCGGCGAACAGCCCGGCGACGACGCCCCACGCGAGCGCCCGCGACGGGTCTCGACCCGTCCGCCGCGAGAGGGCGGCGACGATCGCGAACGCCGCCAGCGCGTGACCCACGAACATGACTGTACGCTACCCCCGCATCGGATATAAGTTAGCTGCCGATACTGTGACACGGTTGCACGGAACACACCGTCTCTATCCGGGTGGCCGAGTCGCGGCGCCGAACCGAGTACCGGCGGCGACGCCTCAGTCGTCCGCGGTCGCCGCCACCGTCGTCTCGGGGTCCGCGTCGTCGAGTTTCGTCCACTTCTTCTCGATCTCGGCGTTGCCGCGGACGACGGTGTCGTCGTCGACGGTGAGGCGGGTCTTGCGCAACTCGATCGACCGCACCACGCCGACGGTGCCGCCGATGTCGACGCTGTCGCCGGGGTTGAAGTCGGGGTCGCGGAGGAGGTACACGCCCGCCACGGCGTCGGCGATCATGCTCGAGGTGGCGTAGGAGACGCCCAGCGCGAGGAAGCCGGCCGCCGTGCCCAGCGAGGTGGCGATGCCGTCCAGCCCGACGATGGAGAGGAACGACAGCCCGATGCCGAACCAGAGGAACACCGCGACGACCGTGGCGACGAACTGCCGGTAGACGGGCGAGTCGCCGGGGACCGTCCGTTTCAGGAACGCACGGAGGACGGTCATGAAGAGTTTGATCCCGACCCCGGCGATCACGAGAAAGACGACGCCGGCGAGGACTTCGGGCAGCGCGGCCGAGACGTCGGCGACGAACCGGTCGAGCGCGGTCGCCACGAGCGTCGATCCGGACTGGAGCGGCGGTGCGGTCATGCACCCGTCTGTGGCGGGGGGCGACTTAGGTCCGGTGCCCGACTGTCGTCACGACCGGGGGACTCCGCCGACGCGCGTCCGCCGACGGCGCTACTCGTGGGCCGCGTCCCACTCCTCGGGCTTGCGGATGTTCCCGCACTCGTTGCACTCGATGCGCCCCATCGAGTCCATCGCGTTGTTCACCGTCTCGCAGTTCCCGCACAGGTAGCCCCAGCGGACCTCGCCCGCCTCGTCGGCGTACGTGTGGAAGAACGGTGCCTTCGCGCCGCGCTCGCCGTCCGCGCGGTCGACGTAGAGGTCTCCGGCGGCCGTCTCGACGACTTCGAGGTTCATACGTCCGGGAGGGAGCCGACGCTGTTGAACATTCTGGGTCGAGGAGTGGGACCGCCCGCGGGTGGACCGTTACGTCCGGAACGACTCGCCGCAGCCGCACTCGGCCTCGATGTTCGGGTTCTCGACGTGGAACCCCGCGGCCTGCAGCCCCGACTCGTAGTCGAGCGTCGAGCCGCCGATGTAGTTCATCGACGCCGGGTCGACGAACACGCGCAGCCCGTGCTGTTCGGTGATCCGGTCGTCCTCCTCCGGTTCGGTGTCGAAGCGCATCCCGTAGGACAACCCCGCACAGCCGCCCTGCTGGACGAACAGCCGCAGTCCGCTCACGTCTGTGTCCATCCCCTCGCCCTCCAACAGGGAGACGGCTTCCTCGGCCGCGGCCGGCGTCACCGTGACGGCGGCATCGAGGTCGCCACCTCCGGACGCGTCGGTACTCATGCTTGAATGATCCAGTCATGGCCGTATAACCTTGACGCCGGGACCGCCGGATCGCCGCTATCGTGGACGCATCGACCGCGAAACGCGGATCCTCGGCGCCCGCCGGTCCCTCGACCGCCTGCCCGGCTACACGCGAGCGGTCGCGACCAGCGAGCCGTCCTCGACGACGTCGGCTTCGACCCCGACCGAGCGGAACCCCGCCGCTTCGAGCGCGTCCGCCAGTTCGGCGGCCGCGAACGTCCGCACCGGTTCGCGCTCGCGCGCCACGGCTCCCTCGCCGGTCCGGCTGTCGGTGACGCGGTAGTCGGCGATCCGGATCAGGTCGCCGGTGCCGTCGCCCGCGTCGACGACGTCGACCGCGCGTTCGGCGGTGTAGCGCTCGTCGCGGAACACCGACGGGGAGTCCTCCGCGAGCGCGCGCCTGTCGGCGACGGCGTCGACGACGACGGTCCCTCCGTCGTGGAGGTGGCGCCGGAGCGTCGCCAGTCCGCGGTCGAGCGCCGCCCCGTGGAGGTGCGCGGTGAGGTAGTCGAAGGAGACGGCCGCGTCGAAGCGGCGGTTCAGGTCCGTCTCGGGGTCGGACACGTCCGCCTCGACCAGCGAGACCCCCTCGCCCGCGGCCACGTGGCCGCCGGCGATCGAGAGCAACTCCGCGGAGGCGTCGAGTCCGACGACCGCCCCGTGGCGGTCCGCAAGCGCGGGGAGGAGCCGGCCGACCCCGCAGCCGGCGTTCAACACGACCCGTGCGCTGGTCGGCACGCGCTCGGTCACCGCAAGCACCTGCGCGTCGTACCGGGCCTCCGCGGTCACGAGCAGTCGCTCGTAGATGGGCGCGAGCGTGGTGTACAGCGAGTGGTCGCCGCCGGGGTCCGTCAGCACGGCGTCGCACGCGTCCGCGAAGGTTGGCATCGGCGGACAATGGCGCGGCCACGGTATAGCCGTGGTGGGCGCCCTCCGCCCGATCTGTCGCCGTCTGTGACGGTTCCGACCGGATCGGAGCCGGCTACTCGTCGTCCTCGAAGCGCGCCCGGACGCTCTCGGCGTGCGCCTCCAACCCCTCGGCCTCCGCGAGCGTCGTCACCGTCTCCGAGAGGTCGCGCAGGCCGTCCGCGGAGAGCCGCTGGACGGTCGACGAGCGGAGGAACGTCTCCGTCGACAGCCCGCCGAACGCCTTCGCCCCGCCGTTCGTCGGCAGCACGTGGTTCGTCCCCGAGGCGTAGTCGCCGGCGGCAACGGGGGTGTACCGCCCGAGGAACGCCGATCCGACGTTCGTGATCCGGTCGAGCAGTTGCTCGTCGTCGGTCGCCTGGATCGACAGGTGTTCGGCGGCGTACTCCTCGGCGAACAGCACCGCCTCGGGCATCGAGCGGGCCACGAGCACGCCCGACGCCTCGCCGTCCAGCGCCGCTTCGATGGTCTCCGCGCGGTCGCGGTCGGGCGCCCGCGCGTCGAGTTCCTCGCAGACGGCCGCCGCGAGGTCGGCCGAGTCCGTCACGGCGACGACGGAGGCGTTCGGGTCGTGTTCGGCCTGCGCGAGGAGGTCCGTCGCGACCGCCGTCGCGTCGGCGGTGTCGTCCGCGAGGACGAGCACCTCCGATGGCCCGGCGAGGAAGTCGATCTCCACGTCGCCGCGGACCTCGGCTTTCGCGGCGGTCACCCACTTGTTGCCCGGGCCGACGACCTTCCGGACGCGCGTGACCGTCTCGGTCCCGTACGCGAGCGCGCCGATCGCCTGTGCGCCGCCGACGGTGTACACCGCGTCGGCGCCCGCCTCGTGGATCGCCGCCAGCGTCGCGGGGTTCACCTCCTCGGCCGGCGGCGTCACGACGGCGACGTGTTCGACCCCGGCGACCTTCGCGGGGACGACGCCCATGATCGCCGAGGAGGGGTAGGCGGCGGTGCCGCCGGGGACGTACACGCCGACGCGGTCGAGCGGGCGGAACCGCTTGCCCAACTCGCGGCCGTCGGCGAACTCGCGCGTCCAGTCCTCGGGGAGTTGGGCCTCGTGGAACGCCTCGACGTTCGCGATGGACTCGCGGATCGCCGCGAGCACGTCGTCGTCGACCGCCTCGACGGCGCGCTCGGCCTCGTCCGTGCTGTCGATGTTCGCCACCTCGACGCCGTCGAACTCCCGGGAGAACTCCCGGAGGGCGGCGTCGCCCTCGTCGCGGACGCGCTCGACGATGTCGCG
It encodes the following:
- a CDS encoding mechanosensitive ion channel domain-containing protein, with the translated sequence MTAPPLQSGSTLVATALDRFVADVSAALPEVLAGVVFLVIAGVGIKLFMTVLRAFLKRTVPGDSPVYRQFVATVVAVFLWFGIGLSFLSIVGLDGIATSLGTAAGFLALGVSYATSSMIADAVAGVYLLRDPDFNPGDSVDIGGTVGVVRSIELRKTRLTVDDDTVVRGNAEIEKKWTKLDDADPETTVAATADD
- a CDS encoding HesB/IscA family protein, with the protein product MSTDASGGGDLDAAVTVTPAAAEEAVSLLEGEGMDTDVSGLRLFVQQGGCAGLSYGMRFDTEPEEDDRITEQHGLRVFVDPASMNYIGGSTLDYESGLQAAGFHVENPNIEAECGCGESFRT
- a CDS encoding metal-dependent hydrolase, with protein sequence MFVGHALAAFAIVAALSRRTGRDPSRALAWGVVAGLFAAAPDVDIGYALVGVVGSLGAGAGPLGLAESFWATGNVVHRAVTHSIVVAPVVALAAAAWVDGRASARTVALAAAGGLVAVTATVGGGLAAFVTVAFVGVALAIAEAIRRRSDLSPRTTFALALVGLVSHPFGDVFTGEPPALLYPFATEVLSARVELAGDPVVHLIGAFALELATVWAAAIVWSRLRAERDGRPVRPLDLPRRVDPRAVAGAGYAAGVFVIPAPTLDLSYPFVFSVLAVGALGAIPVRVRRRGRAAFVPEFAGPGVERALFTGLTAVTLAAAGYLLAYLAGVA
- a CDS encoding DUF5816 domain-containing protein translates to MNLEVVETAAGDLYVDRADGERGAKAPFFHTYADEAGEVRWGYLCGNCETVNNAMDSMGRIECNECGNIRKPEEWDAAHE
- the hisD gene encoding histidinol dehydrogenase, with product MEPRQVADLSPDERRAFFERDAGVDAVRGDVRDIVERVRDEGDAALREFSREFDGVEVANIDSTDEAERAVEAVDDDVLAAIRESIANVEAFHEAQLPEDWTREFADGRELGKRFRPLDRVGVYVPGGTAAYPSSAIMGVVPAKVAGVEHVAVVTPPAEEVNPATLAAIHEAGADAVYTVGGAQAIGALAYGTETVTRVRKVVGPGNKWVTAAKAEVRGDVEIDFLAGPSEVLVLADDTADATAVATDLLAQAEHDPNASVVAVTDSADLAAAVCEELDARAPDRDRAETIEAALDGEASGVLVARSMPEAVLFAEEYAAEHLSIQATDDEQLLDRITNVGSAFLGRYTPVAAGDYASGTNHVLPTNGGAKAFGGLSTETFLRSSTVQRLSADGLRDLSETVTTLAEAEGLEAHAESVRARFEDDE
- a CDS encoding class I SAM-dependent DNA methyltransferase; the protein is MPTFADACDAVLTDPGGDHSLYTTLAPIYERLLVTAEARYDAQVLAVTERVPTSARVVLNAGCGVGRLLPALADRHGAVVGLDASAELLSIAGGHVAAGEGVSLVEADVSDPETDLNRRFDAAVSFDYLTAHLHGAALDRGLATLRRHLHDGGTVVVDAVADRRALAEDSPSVFRDERYTAERAVDVVDAGDGTGDLIRIADYRVTDSRTGEGAVAREREPVRTFAAAELADALEAAGFRSVGVEADVVEDGSLVATARV